In Candidatus Deferrimicrobium sp., one genomic interval encodes:
- a CDS encoding 2Fe-2S iron-sulfur cluster-binding protein, translated as MPTLTINGMTVDVPVGTTIINAAEKIGIEIPRYCYHPKLSIAGNCRMCLVEVEKFPKLQTACSTVVTDGMVVRTDTEKVRKAVTGVLEFLLIHHPIDCPICDQSGECGLQNYYMKFGLHKSRYALEDKIHKKKVQDIGGQIVLDAERCILCSRCVRFLTEVTGTQELHFFNRGDHSEISIFPGKPLANDYTGNLADICPVGALTSKDFRFRCRVWFLKVFDSICTGCSRGCNVDAHYKGDILYRLKPRWNDAVNQTWMCDFGRLTYKAMNEARLLTPIVREEGARKVATWGSLLPDVAFRLKAAADKGGTDRVAVIASPQSSNEELYLLRRLATELLGTKNLAFTHRVTGDGFADDFLIQADKNPNSRGAQLLGIPGGAAFDALVSKIAGGGIDALLVFGNVLGALSEEETIALLAKVPFVVQVGTNEGPVSKAATAVLPSASIAERSGTFTNFAGRVQRFRSGFPARGKAKNPVEILVSLGNRLGAGWTFAGEASVFKAIAETEASFAGMSYDSIGMFGQEIKG; from the coding sequence ATGCCGACCCTGACCATCAACGGAATGACCGTGGACGTCCCCGTCGGGACGACGATCATCAATGCCGCGGAGAAGATCGGCATCGAGATCCCCCGTTACTGCTACCACCCGAAGCTTTCGATCGCCGGAAACTGCCGGATGTGCCTCGTGGAGGTGGAAAAGTTCCCGAAGCTGCAGACCGCCTGCTCCACGGTAGTCACCGACGGGATGGTCGTGCGCACCGACACGGAGAAGGTGCGCAAGGCGGTCACCGGCGTCCTGGAATTTCTCCTTATCCACCATCCGATCGACTGCCCCATCTGCGACCAGTCCGGGGAGTGCGGACTGCAGAACTACTACATGAAATTCGGGCTCCACAAGAGCCGGTACGCCCTCGAGGACAAGATCCACAAGAAGAAGGTGCAGGACATCGGCGGCCAGATCGTGCTAGACGCCGAGCGGTGCATCCTCTGCTCCCGGTGCGTCCGGTTCCTGACCGAGGTGACCGGCACGCAGGAGCTCCACTTCTTCAACCGGGGGGACCACTCTGAGATCTCGATCTTCCCCGGGAAGCCGCTTGCCAACGACTACACCGGCAACCTCGCCGACATCTGCCCTGTGGGCGCGCTGACGAGCAAGGATTTCCGGTTCAGGTGCCGCGTCTGGTTCCTCAAGGTGTTCGACTCGATCTGCACCGGCTGCTCCAGGGGGTGCAACGTCGACGCGCACTACAAGGGAGACATCCTGTACCGGCTGAAGCCCCGATGGAACGACGCGGTCAACCAGACGTGGATGTGCGACTTCGGGCGGCTTACCTACAAGGCAATGAACGAGGCGCGCCTGCTCACACCCATCGTGCGGGAAGAAGGAGCGCGGAAGGTCGCCACGTGGGGATCGCTCCTGCCCGATGTGGCGTTCCGCCTGAAGGCGGCGGCGGACAAGGGTGGGACGGACCGGGTGGCCGTGATCGCCTCCCCGCAATCGTCCAACGAGGAGCTGTACCTCCTTCGACGTCTCGCAACGGAGCTCCTCGGCACGAAGAACCTCGCCTTCACCCACCGGGTAACGGGGGACGGCTTCGCCGACGACTTCCTGATCCAGGCGGACAAGAACCCGAACAGCCGCGGCGCGCAGCTCCTCGGGATCCCCGGCGGCGCGGCGTTCGACGCGCTGGTGTCGAAGATCGCCGGCGGCGGGATCGACGCCCTCCTCGTCTTCGGGAACGTCCTTGGAGCCCTTTCGGAGGAGGAGACGATCGCCCTGCTGGCCAAGGTTCCGTTCGTCGTCCAGGTGGGAACGAACGAGGGACCGGTCTCGAAGGCGGCGACCGCCGTCCTGCCGTCGGCCTCCATAGCCGAGCGGAGCGGGACCTTCACCAACTTCGCCGGGCGCGTACAGCGATTCCGGTCCGGATTCCCGGCGAGGGGAAAGGCGAAGAACCCGGTCGAGATCCTTGTATCGCTCGGGAACCGGCTGGGGGCAGGGTGGACATTTGCCGGCGAGGCCTC
- the nuoF gene encoding NADH-quinone oxidoreductase subunit NuoF: METILTTHFADDGYRRIDTYRGFGGYDALRKALSMTPEGIIDEVKKANLRGRGGAGFPAGVKWGFLPKDLSRLRVLVVNADEGEPGTFKDRLIMSHGPHLMIEGIAIASFALRAHFSYVYIRGEFVREARIVDEAVAEAYAAGFLGKNILGSGFDLDLTVHRGAGAYICGEETSLINSLEGKRGWPRLKPPFPAAVGAFGLPTIVNNVETLADVPWIITHGGEKFASIGVEKNGGTRLIGVSGAVNRPGVYELPAGINLKEIIYNHAGGIKDGKELKAVIPGGSSTPVLRADEIDVSYDIESMAKIGTMAGSGGVIVIPEGTCMVRALSVLMNFYAHESCGQCTPCREGTGWLKKIVGRIEAGKGRAGDVELVLDLCDNMLGRTICPLADAAVMPAQSFIWKFREEFDRHIDEQKCPYGNRF, from the coding sequence ATGGAAACGATTCTCACCACGCACTTCGCAGACGACGGGTACCGTCGCATCGACACCTACCGGGGGTTCGGCGGGTACGACGCGCTGCGGAAAGCGTTGTCGATGACGCCCGAGGGAATCATCGACGAGGTGAAGAAGGCGAACCTGCGAGGCCGCGGCGGCGCGGGCTTCCCGGCCGGGGTCAAATGGGGGTTCCTGCCGAAGGATCTCTCCCGCCTGCGCGTGCTGGTCGTCAACGCGGACGAGGGGGAGCCCGGCACCTTCAAGGATCGCCTCATCATGAGCCACGGGCCGCACCTGATGATCGAGGGGATCGCGATCGCCTCGTTCGCGCTGCGCGCGCACTTCTCCTACGTCTACATCCGGGGCGAATTCGTCCGCGAGGCGAGGATCGTGGACGAGGCGGTCGCAGAGGCGTACGCCGCGGGGTTCCTCGGGAAGAACATCCTCGGCTCCGGCTTCGACCTCGACCTGACGGTCCACCGCGGCGCCGGGGCCTACATCTGCGGGGAGGAGACCTCCCTCATCAATTCCCTCGAGGGAAAGCGCGGGTGGCCACGCCTCAAGCCCCCCTTCCCGGCGGCCGTCGGCGCCTTCGGGCTGCCGACGATCGTGAACAACGTGGAGACCCTTGCCGACGTTCCCTGGATCATCACCCACGGCGGGGAGAAATTCGCCTCGATCGGTGTCGAGAAGAACGGCGGGACGCGACTGATCGGCGTGAGCGGCGCCGTCAACCGCCCCGGCGTCTACGAGCTTCCGGCGGGGATCAACCTCAAGGAGATCATCTACAACCACGCCGGCGGCATCAAGGACGGGAAGGAGCTCAAGGCCGTCATCCCCGGCGGGTCGTCCACTCCCGTGCTGCGTGCCGACGAGATCGACGTGTCGTACGACATCGAGTCGATGGCGAAGATCGGGACGATGGCCGGATCCGGAGGTGTGATCGTCATTCCGGAAGGGACCTGCATGGTGCGGGCCCTCTCGGTCCTCATGAACTTCTACGCCCACGAGTCGTGCGGGCAATGCACCCCGTGCCGCGAGGGGACGGGGTGGCTGAAGAAGATCGTCGGGCGGATCGAGGCGGGGAAAGGCCGGGCGGGAGACGTCGAGCTGGTTCTCGACCTGTGCGACAACATGCTTGGACGGACGATCTGCCCGCTGGCCGACGCCGCCGTGATGCCCGCCCAGTCGTTCATCTGGAAGTTCCGCGAAGAGTTCGACCGCCACATCGACGAGCAGAAGTGCCCGTACGGGAACAGGTTCTGA
- the nuoE gene encoding NADH-quinone oxidoreductase subunit NuoE, whose translation MSVAFSENGRAEFERLLTRYPDKEAVILPTLYLAQREFGHVSDEAIVYVAGLLGVSPAQIEGVATFYTMYNRKPVGKYHVQICRNISCSLLGAEHLIEHVAGKLGVKPGGTTPDGKFTLSLAECLGSCGTAPVMQVNDDYYENLTEASIDAILDKLP comes from the coding sequence TCGAGCGGCTGCTCACCCGGTATCCCGACAAAGAGGCGGTGATCCTGCCCACGCTTTACCTGGCGCAGCGGGAATTCGGCCATGTCTCCGACGAGGCGATCGTCTACGTTGCGGGGCTCCTTGGCGTTTCCCCGGCGCAGATCGAGGGGGTCGCCACCTTCTACACCATGTACAACCGGAAGCCCGTGGGGAAGTACCACGTGCAGATCTGCCGGAACATCTCCTGCTCGCTGCTGGGCGCGGAGCACCTGATCGAACATGTGGCGGGGAAGCTCGGGGTGAAGCCTGGCGGGACGACGCCGGACGGGAAGTTCACCCTATCGCTGGCGGAATGCCTCGGTTCCTGCGGGACGGCGCCGGTGATGCAGGTCAACGACGACTATTACGAGAATCTGACGGAAGCGTCGATCGACGCGATTCTCGACAAATTGCCGTAA